The genomic window AGGTAGTTGCATTTGTCCCGATCCGAACAATTCACCTACTACTTTCATGCCATCTAGCAAGAAGGTATTGATAATTTCTAGAGGGCGATATTTTTCTAGTGCTTTTTTCAGTTGTTCTTCTAAACCAATGCGTTCGCCGTCGATGATATGTTGCTTGAGACGTTCTTCAACAGGGAGGTTGTTGTCTTCGCTGCGATCGCGTTTTGTCGTCTTTCCTTCAAACAGCGTAGTTAACTCTCCCAAAGGATCGTAAACGCACACATCGCCGTCGAATTGCCGTTCGTCATAAATCAATTTGCGGCAAACTTCTTGGTGTTCCGGTTCAATTTTCGCTAACGGCAAAATCTTGCTGGCGCTAACAATTGCCGCATCCATCCCAACTGCCATTGCTTCGTGCAAGAACATGGAATTCAGTACAACTCTCGCCGCCGGATTTAAGCCGAATGAAACGTTAGAAACGCCTAGAATAACATGACATCCCGGTAATTCTTGCCGGATGCGACGAATCGATTCAATTGTTGCTTTTCCGTTAGCGCGATCTTCTTCAATCCCCGTTGAAATCGGCAATGCAAGGGTATCGAAAAAGATTTCTTGAGGTGGAATTCCGTATTCTACAGCTTGGCGATAAGCGCGTTGGGCGATCGCAAATTTCTTATCTGCCGATCGCGCCATTCCCTCTTCATCAATTGTACCGATTACTACACCAGCACCATACTTTTTTGCCAACTCCAAAACCTTGAAGAAACGTTCTTCCCCATCTTCATAGTTTGTCGAGTTAAGTATACACTTACCTCCGGCAACTTTCAGACCAGCCTCCATTTTTTCCCATTCGGTCGAGTCTAGCATCAGCGGCAAAGTTACATTTGTTACTAACCTTGATGCCAATTCCTTCATATCTCGCACGCCGTCTCGTCCCACGTAATCCACGTTTACGTCGAGAACGTGCGCCCCTTCCCGTACTTGGGCTTTGGCTAAAGACACCAATCCATCCCAATCTTCAGCGTTTAGCAAGTCGCGGCACTTCTTGGAACCACTGGCGTTGAGGCGTTCGCCCACAATCAAAAATGAGTTATCCTGCTCGTAGGGCTGTGCAGTATAAATGGATGCTGCGGATGGTTCGTAGTTGGGATGGCGTTCTTTCGGCTTGAGATTTTGGCCGATTTCTGCTAATGCTTGAATGTGTTCGGGGCGAGTCCCGCAACAACCGCCAATTACTTGCACGCCCCAATCTTCGACGAATTTGGTCAGCGCCATCCGTAATTCCATCGGGGTGAGTTTGTAATGTGCGTGACCGCCGATGTTTTCGGGTAAACCTGCGTTGGGGACGCAGGAAACCACAAATGGGGAATTTTCGCACAGATATTTGATGTGTTCGGCCATTCTATCTGGCCCGGTGGCGCAGTTTAGACCGAGAATATCGATCGCATAAGGTTGCAAAATCGTCAGCACTGCACTGATATCGGAACCGACGAGCATTGTACCCGTGGTTTCCATTGTTACCGACACCATCAACGGGATGCGCTGTCCTTTTTTCTGGAAAACTTCTTCAATTCCATTCAGCGCCGCCTTGATTTGCAGCACATCCTGGCAAGTTTCCACGATGAACAAGTCAACGCCGCCATCGAAAAGTCCTTCTGCTTGTTCGGCAAATGCGGATTTCAGCGTGTCAAAATCGATATGTCCGAGGGTAGGTAATTTTGTGCCGGGGCCGATCGAACCTGCCACAAAACGGGGTTTCTCTGGTGTGGAGAATTCGTTGGTGACGCGCTTAGCGAGTTCCGCCGCAGCTTTGTTGAGATAATACGCTTTATCTGCCAAATCATACTCTGCCAGCACTACCGAAGTACCGCCAAAGGTA from Leptolyngbyaceae cyanobacterium includes these protein-coding regions:
- the metH gene encoding methionine synthase produces the protein MTHPFLQRLHSPERPVIVFDGAMGTNLQKQNLTAADFGGPEYEGCNEYLVHTKPEAVAIVHRDFLAAGADVIETDTFGGTSVVLAEYDLADKAYYLNKAAAELAKRVTNEFSTPEKPRFVAGSIGPGTKLPTLGHIDFDTLKSAFAEQAEGLFDGGVDLFIVETCQDVLQIKAALNGIEEVFQKKGQRIPLMVSVTMETTGTMLVGSDISAVLTILQPYAIDILGLNCATGPDRMAEHIKYLCENSPFVVSCVPNAGLPENIGGHAHYKLTPMELRMALTKFVEDWGVQVIGGCCGTRPEHIQALAEIGQNLKPKERHPNYEPSAASIYTAQPYEQDNSFLIVGERLNASGSKKCRDLLNAEDWDGLVSLAKAQVREGAHVLDVNVDYVGRDGVRDMKELASRLVTNVTLPLMLDSTEWEKMEAGLKVAGGKCILNSTNYEDGEERFFKVLELAKKYGAGVVIGTIDEEGMARSADKKFAIAQRAYRQAVEYGIPPQEIFFDTLALPISTGIEEDRANGKATIESIRRIRQELPGCHVILGVSNVSFGLNPAARVVLNSMFLHEAMAVGMDAAIVSASKILPLAKIEPEHQEVCRKLIYDERQFDGDVCVYDPLGELTTLFEGKTTKRDRSEDNNLPVEERLKQHIIDGERIGLEEQLKKALEKYRPLEIINTFLLDGMKVVGELFGSGQMQLPFVLQSAETMKAAVAYLEPFMEKQDAGNNAKGTVVIATVKGDVHDIGKNLVDIILSNNGYKVVNLGIKQPVDNIIDAYQQHKADCIAMSGLLVKSTAFMKENLEVFNERGITVPVILGGAALTPKFVHEDCQNAYKGKVIYGKDAFADLHFMDKLMPAKSAGNWDDLQGFLDETADARRLTQIEEKSVRESNGDVAVKEPQEVDTRRSEAVAVEIDRPTPPFWGTQVLQPEDISLEEIFWYLDLQALIAGQWQFRKPKEQSREEYDNFLAEKVYPVLEHWKQRVIEEKLLHPHVVYGYFPCQAEGNSLRIYDPEIMNRRDAEGAEKKEVARFDFPRQKSMRRLCIADFFAPVETGKIDVFPMQAVTVGNIATEFAQKLFADNQYTDYLYFHGLAVQTAEALAEWLHARIRRELGFASEEPNNIRDMLAQRYRGSRYSFGYPACPNIQDQYKQLELLGAERINLYMDESEQIYPEQSTTAIITYHPVAKYFSA